From Helicoverpa armigera isolate CAAS_96S chromosome 29, ASM3070526v1, whole genome shotgun sequence, the proteins below share one genomic window:
- the LOC135119074 gene encoding uncharacterized protein LOC135119074 — translation MSASKKSMSDVSKPPKVKKYKMMDDIKVIQESSSDSSGHGTVCYGVLSQEHARPRIKAQKSSVSRMSIDEASSNASLSSSITRFRGDFDTFKCKMRIFGESLNLCRCIADDFRSRLSTMEKRLDNLEKRQRLYRSASNYSAIIQKNKLLSYKCLKEMKVSI, via the exons atgtctgcAAGCAAAAAATCTATGTCCGATGTTTCTAAACCACCTAAGGTGAAGAAATACAAAATGATGGATGATATAAAAGTTATCCAAGAATCGTCTTCAGATAGCAGTGGCCACGGGACTGTTTGCTATGGAGTGTTATCTCAGGAACATGCTAGACCAAGGATAAAGGCTCAGAAAAGCAGTGTCAGTCGAATGTCCATCGATGAAGCTTCGTCTAACGCTTCTTTATCTTCTTCTATTACGAG GTTTCGTGGCGACTTCGATACGTTCAAATGTAAGATGCGTATATTTGGCGAGTCTCTAAACTTGTGCCGTTGCATAGCTGACGACTTCAGGAGCAGACTGTCCACGATGGAGAAACGATTGGATAACTTGGAGAAACGACAGAGATTATATAGA agtGCAAGTAACTATTCAGCGATCATTCAGAAGAATAAGTTGTTGTCTTACAAATGCCTTAAAGAAATGAAGGTAAGCATATAA
- the LOC110377830 gene encoding choline/ethanolamine kinase isoform X2, whose product MAKKLQMCGTEEEMREVAGRICRNYLHGAWKTVDPKELDFKRISGGLSNFLYYVALPDDTSKWGTYQKRESSPDDTDPDSLENRAARKSSQVVKCSSFSSLEEPRKVLLRIYGQVHGERAMDAIVTESVIFTLLSERRLGPRLHGVFSGGRIEEYIPARPLLTKELADPSLSMKIAEKMAAIHSMEVPLNKEPNYLWKTMYKWLKTVKEERLAGTIQGKNEEEERIIKQLKNTDLEKELEWLKKFLATVESPVVFCHNDLQEGNILLAEDSPPLTSEEDVSAIYVRSFESDDTSSKVNSANKDNFEIAYEDANTSDTVLSHISDWGEPKLVLIDFEYCAYNHRGFDIANHFQEWAFDYTNPEHPFYYENQDFTPSLEQKEIFIREYLKHYQAGSPDKSEATLDDVNKLLDEVEAFACASHLFTQHLYILIIIIISGIARPLLNIGLPLRSPQIPVGGDLHPASSGHTHTNIYCVFQSRDVGWIGYGNRLLCRVL is encoded by the exons ATGGCGaag AAACTACAAATGTGCGGCACTGAGGAGGAGATGCGAGAGGTGGCTGGCAGGATCTGCAGGAACTACCTGCACGGAGCCTGGAAGACGGTAGACCCTAAGGAGCTGGACTTTAAGAGGATCAG TGGAGGCCTATCAAACTTCCTCTACTACGTGGCTCTCCCCGACGACACCTCAAAATGGGGGACCTATCAGAAACGCGAGAGCTCCCCGGATGATACAGACCCCGATAGCCTGGAGAACAGGGCTGCCAGGAAGTCCAGCCAGGTGGTGAAGTGTAGCTCGTTCTCTTCACTTGAGGAACCTAGGAAG GTGCTACTAAGAATCTACGGCCAAGTACACGGCGAGCGAGCAATGGACGCTATAGTGACAGAATCAGTAATATTTACCCTACTGTCGGAAAGGAGGCTCGGGCCGCGTCTACACGGCGTCTTCTCCGGGGGAAGAATTGAAGAATATATACct GCCCGGCCCCTCCTAACGAAAGAACTGGCAGACCCCTCGCTGTCCATGAAGATTGCTGAGAAGATGGCAGCCATCCACTCCATGGAAGTACCTCTGAACAAGGAACCCAACTACCTATGGAAGACCATGTATAAATGGCTGAAGACGGTGAAGGAGGAACGGCTTGCTGGCACCATTCAGGGGAAG AACGAGGAAGAAGAGCGCATTATCAAGCAGCTGAAGAACACGGACTTGGAGAAGGAGTTGGAGTGGTTGAAGAAGTTCCTCGCGACCGTCGAGTCGCCTGTCGTGTTCTGTCATAATGATTTACAGGAAG GCAACATCCTCCTAGCCGAAGACAGTCCCCCCCTGACCAGCGAGGAGGACGTGTCAGCTATCTACGTCAGGAGCTTCGAGTCTGACGACACCTCATCCAAG GTTAACAGCGCCAATAAGGATAACTTCGAAATCGCATACGAGGATGCTAATACCTCTGATACAG ttTTAAGCCACATATCCGACTGGGGTGAACCGAAACTAGTTTTAATAGATTTCGAGTATTGTGCTTACAATCATAGAGGATTCGATATCGCCAATCATTTTCAAGAATGGGCATTTGACTATACCAACCCGGAACATccgttttattatgaaaatcaaGATTTTACGCCCAGTTTGGAGCAGAAG GAAATATTCATTCGCGAGTATCTGAAGCACTACCAGGCCGGCAGTCCGGACAAGTCGGAGGCCACGTTGGACGATGTGAACAAGCTGTTAGACGAGGTCGAGGCGTTCGCTTGTGCCTCGCATCTGTTCACGCAACACTTATacatactcatcatcatcatcatctcaggcatagcacgtccactgctgaacataggcctcccccttagatctccacagatacctgttggaggcgacctgcatccagcgtcttccggacATACTCATACTAATATCTATTGTGTCTTTCAATCGCGAGATGTAGGATGGATAGGTTATGGAAATCGGTTGTTGTGTCGAGTGTTGTAA
- the LOC110377830 gene encoding choline/ethanolamine kinase isoform X3 translates to MQARNSYRRFIDMNKSSYWKLQMCGTEEEMREVAGRICRNYLHGAWKTVDPKELDFKRISGGLSNFLYYVALPDDTSKWGTYQKRESSPDDTDPDSLENRAARKSSQVVKCSSFSSLEEPRKVLLRIYGQVHGERAMDAIVTESVIFTLLSERRLGPRLHGVFSGGRIEEYIPARPLLTKELADPSLSMKIAEKMAAIHSMEVPLNKEPNYLWKTMYKWLKTVKEERLAGTIQGKNEEEERIIKQLKNTDLEKELEWLKKFLATVESPVVFCHNDLQEGNILLAEDSPPLTSEEDVSAIYVRSFESDDTSSKVNSANKDNFEIAYEDANTSDTVLSHISDWGEPKLVLIDFEYCAYNHRGFDIANHFQEWAFDYTNPEHPFYYENQDFTPSLEQKEIFIREYLKHYQAGSPDKSEATLDDVNKLLDEVEAFACASHLFWALWSIVNASKSQIPFGYWEYALSRLDNYLRLKQEVIKKDKYGLPQKRKICEVDI, encoded by the exons ATGCAAGCTAGAAATAGCTACAGGAGATTCATAGATATGAATAAGAGCAGCTATTGG AAACTACAAATGTGCGGCACTGAGGAGGAGATGCGAGAGGTGGCTGGCAGGATCTGCAGGAACTACCTGCACGGAGCCTGGAAGACGGTAGACCCTAAGGAGCTGGACTTTAAGAGGATCAG TGGAGGCCTATCAAACTTCCTCTACTACGTGGCTCTCCCCGACGACACCTCAAAATGGGGGACCTATCAGAAACGCGAGAGCTCCCCGGATGATACAGACCCCGATAGCCTGGAGAACAGGGCTGCCAGGAAGTCCAGCCAGGTGGTGAAGTGTAGCTCGTTCTCTTCACTTGAGGAACCTAGGAAG GTGCTACTAAGAATCTACGGCCAAGTACACGGCGAGCGAGCAATGGACGCTATAGTGACAGAATCAGTAATATTTACCCTACTGTCGGAAAGGAGGCTCGGGCCGCGTCTACACGGCGTCTTCTCCGGGGGAAGAATTGAAGAATATATACct GCCCGGCCCCTCCTAACGAAAGAACTGGCAGACCCCTCGCTGTCCATGAAGATTGCTGAGAAGATGGCAGCCATCCACTCCATGGAAGTACCTCTGAACAAGGAACCCAACTACCTATGGAAGACCATGTATAAATGGCTGAAGACGGTGAAGGAGGAACGGCTTGCTGGCACCATTCAGGGGAAG AACGAGGAAGAAGAGCGCATTATCAAGCAGCTGAAGAACACGGACTTGGAGAAGGAGTTGGAGTGGTTGAAGAAGTTCCTCGCGACCGTCGAGTCGCCTGTCGTGTTCTGTCATAATGATTTACAGGAAG GCAACATCCTCCTAGCCGAAGACAGTCCCCCCCTGACCAGCGAGGAGGACGTGTCAGCTATCTACGTCAGGAGCTTCGAGTCTGACGACACCTCATCCAAG GTTAACAGCGCCAATAAGGATAACTTCGAAATCGCATACGAGGATGCTAATACCTCTGATACAG ttTTAAGCCACATATCCGACTGGGGTGAACCGAAACTAGTTTTAATAGATTTCGAGTATTGTGCTTACAATCATAGAGGATTCGATATCGCCAATCATTTTCAAGAATGGGCATTTGACTATACCAACCCGGAACATccgttttattatgaaaatcaaGATTTTACGCCCAGTTTGGAGCAGAAG GAAATATTTATCCGCGAATATCTGAAGCACTACCAGGCCGGCAGTCCGGACAAGTCGGAGGCCACGCTAGACGATGTGAACAAGCTGTTAGACGAGGTCGAGGCGTTCGCTTGTGCCTCGCATCTGTTCTGGGCGCTCTGGTCTATCGTTAATGCCTCGAAGAGTCAAATACCTTTTGGTTATTGG GAATACGCGCTATCAAGACTAGACAACTACCTAAGACTAAAACAGGAGGTTATCAAGAAGGATAAATACGGCCTCCcacaaaaaaggaaaatttgCGAAGTCGACATATGA
- the LOC110377830 gene encoding choline/ethanolamine kinase isoform X1, with protein sequence MQARNSYRRFIDMNKSSYWKLQMCGTEEEMREVAGRICRNYLHGAWKTVDPKELDFKRISGGLSNFLYYVALPDDTSKWGTYQKRESSPDDTDPDSLENRAARKSSQVVKCSSFSSLEEPRKVLLRIYGQVHGERAMDAIVTESVIFTLLSERRLGPRLHGVFSGGRIEEYIPARPLLTKELADPSLSMKIAEKMAAIHSMEVPLNKEPNYLWKTMYKWLKTVKEERLAGTIQGKNEEEERIIKQLKNTDLEKELEWLKKFLATVESPVVFCHNDLQEGNILLAEDSPPLTSEEDVSAIYVRSFESDDTSSKVNSANKDNFEIAYEDANTSDTVLSHISDWGEPKLVLIDFEYCAYNHRGFDIANHFQEWAFDYTNPEHPFYYENQDFTPSLEQKEIFIREYLKHYQAGSPDKSEATLDDVNKLLDEVEAFACASHLFTQHLYILIIIIISGIARPLLNIGLPLRSPQIPVGGDLHPASSGHTHTNIYCVFQSRDVGWIGYGNRLLCRVL encoded by the exons ATGCAAGCTAGAAATAGCTACAGGAGATTCATAGATATGAATAAGAGCAGCTATTGG AAACTACAAATGTGCGGCACTGAGGAGGAGATGCGAGAGGTGGCTGGCAGGATCTGCAGGAACTACCTGCACGGAGCCTGGAAGACGGTAGACCCTAAGGAGCTGGACTTTAAGAGGATCAG TGGAGGCCTATCAAACTTCCTCTACTACGTGGCTCTCCCCGACGACACCTCAAAATGGGGGACCTATCAGAAACGCGAGAGCTCCCCGGATGATACAGACCCCGATAGCCTGGAGAACAGGGCTGCCAGGAAGTCCAGCCAGGTGGTGAAGTGTAGCTCGTTCTCTTCACTTGAGGAACCTAGGAAG GTGCTACTAAGAATCTACGGCCAAGTACACGGCGAGCGAGCAATGGACGCTATAGTGACAGAATCAGTAATATTTACCCTACTGTCGGAAAGGAGGCTCGGGCCGCGTCTACACGGCGTCTTCTCCGGGGGAAGAATTGAAGAATATATACct GCCCGGCCCCTCCTAACGAAAGAACTGGCAGACCCCTCGCTGTCCATGAAGATTGCTGAGAAGATGGCAGCCATCCACTCCATGGAAGTACCTCTGAACAAGGAACCCAACTACCTATGGAAGACCATGTATAAATGGCTGAAGACGGTGAAGGAGGAACGGCTTGCTGGCACCATTCAGGGGAAG AACGAGGAAGAAGAGCGCATTATCAAGCAGCTGAAGAACACGGACTTGGAGAAGGAGTTGGAGTGGTTGAAGAAGTTCCTCGCGACCGTCGAGTCGCCTGTCGTGTTCTGTCATAATGATTTACAGGAAG GCAACATCCTCCTAGCCGAAGACAGTCCCCCCCTGACCAGCGAGGAGGACGTGTCAGCTATCTACGTCAGGAGCTTCGAGTCTGACGACACCTCATCCAAG GTTAACAGCGCCAATAAGGATAACTTCGAAATCGCATACGAGGATGCTAATACCTCTGATACAG ttTTAAGCCACATATCCGACTGGGGTGAACCGAAACTAGTTTTAATAGATTTCGAGTATTGTGCTTACAATCATAGAGGATTCGATATCGCCAATCATTTTCAAGAATGGGCATTTGACTATACCAACCCGGAACATccgttttattatgaaaatcaaGATTTTACGCCCAGTTTGGAGCAGAAG GAAATATTCATTCGCGAGTATCTGAAGCACTACCAGGCCGGCAGTCCGGACAAGTCGGAGGCCACGTTGGACGATGTGAACAAGCTGTTAGACGAGGTCGAGGCGTTCGCTTGTGCCTCGCATCTGTTCACGCAACACTTATacatactcatcatcatcatcatctcaggcatagcacgtccactgctgaacataggcctcccccttagatctccacagatacctgttggaggcgacctgcatccagcgtcttccggacATACTCATACTAATATCTATTGTGTCTTTCAATCGCGAGATGTAGGATGGATAGGTTATGGAAATCGGTTGTTGTGTCGAGTGTTGTAA